GTGTAGTCAGGACTGACAGTACTTACACTAAGGTTAGAATATGGAGGGTATCTAGCAAAGAAATTATCAATACATCTGAAGTAGGATCAGATAATTTTGCAAGGTTCTCTAATATCCTACCCCCCGGCGATTACATGGTTAGCTTCTGGGCACCTGATTCAGAAAGATTAGGTTTTAGGGCTCAGGTTTCGGACTTGAAAGTAGATTCTACTGTAGACGGTGTTAGGTTCAAGGTTAAGGCGGGTTATCAGACAGAAGAGTTTACTAGAAATAAGGGAGCATATCCCGATCAGGATTCCGTGATTCCTGGCATTCAGTTATATTTTATTGCTAATGCTAGTCCAAGTGTCACGCTAACAGCAAATAACCAACCCTTAACCGAAAACCAAAGAATCGGCATCGGCACTAACGACTTTACCGTTAACATCACCGCAAATGACACCGATCCTGATGACACTCTACAATTCCGAGTCAAATTAAACAACGTGGTTAAAACGGATTGGACAGCGATAGCTAAGAACCAGCCCGTCAGCTATACGTTTAAAAACGCTGATATTACGGCAGGGGTAAATCCGTTTACAGTATCTGTTCGAGATGATAAAGGGAACCAGACGGATTTTAACGGTTATCTAGATAAGTCTTGGTTAGTAGAGGATATTACCAGCAGTGTAGAGATACGCAGAGCAGAAGTTTATGAACTAGGTGTGTCGCGTGGGAGCATTTTCGGCTCAACTAAATCAGAAATAAGAAGGCGTTCTGACGGATCGATTTATTTGTTGTTGTCTTTTACTCATCGATTAAGTCCGAAGGAACCAAACGGAAATGACTTTCCTCTTTATTTTAAAAGAATTACTCCATATCCTGAAACGTACCATCCCGAAGCAAGTGAAATTGTAACTACTGGGGGAAATATTACAAAAATAGAACACACGATAGCTGGAAACACTATAATTTTTTCTGCTGACATTCCTCCAACTCTTATAGGAAAAACTATTACTAATTTACAATATTATTCGAAGTATATGGACCCAGCACAAGAATTTTTCTTTCGGGCCGACTATGGTGGTAGATCGGCAGCAAGCTTTACTTGCTTTGCATTAAAGAATAATATAGTGATTAAATCATCATGGTTTAACACTGCACCAACCTTAAATGTTGCTGCACCACCCAACAACCAAACCCTAACCGAAAACGCTACACTAACCATCCAGGGCACCGCATCCGACACCGACAAAGACAACGTAGTCACAATAAAATACCGCATCAACAACGGCACCACAAGGGCGTTGCAATCCGGAGTATCCAACGGTAGCACGCCTATTTCTTTTGCCAAAACGCTAACCTTCCGAACCAAACGCCTTTATGACGGCACCACCGATCTCACAGGCTCTGACCTAGCCGAAAACACCGATCATACGCTAACCATCTGGGCAGAAGATGATCAAGGTGGTATATCAACCGAAGTGACGCGCAAGTTCCGAGTCGTCCACAACCGTCCACCCGTTATCAGCGGACAAAATGTAGACCTCGGCGTATTAAGCGCTATCCCTTCCGAGAATTACACAGTCACAGAGCCAGAGGGTGACGCGTTTACCATCACGGAGAAAATCAACGGCAAAGTTATCCGCACATTCGCTGGGACTGACAGCAAGGAAAATACCGTGACCATCCCACAAGTCACATGGCTAAGTCTCTCCTTAAACGACAGTCACACTATCACTATAGAAGCAAAAGACAGCAAAGGTATGACATCTACCAGAACATTCACTTTTCGTAGAACGGCAGAGCGACTATCGTTTCATTTGAAAAAACCATTCTCAACAGACATTGCTGCTAAACGTATTTTGGTAACTATCGATGCAACCGTTCCATCGGGAGCTGATTACAGGGTTGAAGTCTCAAATAACGCTTTCGATGAGTTACCAACATGGGAAGACGCAACGAATTTCGTCAAATTCAACCGAGGCTTCATCTTCACCAACAAGGAAAAAACAGCGGAAAAATGGGGCGTTAGCTTACGTTTTTCTTTCACCAAAGGAACGGCAACTGAGCCTGTTATCGTAAGAGGATTCGGAGGTGCATTCGATTGATTCTCACAAAACCTAAACCGTTATCTATTATCGAACAGGAACGTAAAGACGCCGACATGCCTATCGTAACTCTCGGTCAAGAGATCGCCAAAACAAAGATCGAACTATCACAGAAGGACGCGTTAATTCAGTCGTTGGGCGAAGAATTAGCCGTTTTGAGACTCGACATCATCCAGTTAAAAGGGGGCGGCCAATAATGCGTTTTTGGTCATTAGCTTATAGATACAATTGGATCACGGCCGAGAAGCTACGACTTGCTGTACAGACGGAGGCCAATCCGTTCGGAGAGATCACACCGGCTGAGTACGAAGAAATCACCGGCATTAAATTCTAGGGGGCACGCATGGGAGAACACGATACCGTATCTATTTTACAAGACGTCCGCGAGCGCATGGTCCGCGTAGAAGAAAAGGTCGACCACTTATCGCGGGACCGTGAAAAGCTCGATCAAGTCAACGATAAAGCACGAGACGCACTGGCCTTAGCGCAGGAAAATGCTCGTGACATTGCGGAAATCAAAGCGGACTCACGCCGAAGTTGGGGCGTAATAATCGGGATGGGAACGAGTTTTATCGGTTCCATCCTTATTTATTTTCTTACGAAATGAGGTCGATCACATGACGAAGCAAGAACGGCTAATCTCGTTGATATCACCGCATGTAGTCGGGCGCTATCCATGTCCGTCCGGCGTTATCGCGCAACTCATACTAGAGGTCGGATGGGACTTACGGACACCGCGCGATATGGTGACGGGGCGCGAGTCGTATAATCTCGGCAATATCAAAGGAACGGGGCCGGCCGGTAGCGTTACGATCTTGACCACGGAGTATTATTCGGCGGCTGACGTAGCGAAGGCACGGGCAAGCGGCGACCTCGTAAAGATACTTGATACTTCCGGTGCCAAGACGAGGGTACAGGTAAAGGCGCGGTTCCGAGCGTACAACAATTACGGCGAGGCCATCGATGACCACTTCGCATTGCTAAAGAAACCGCGCTACGTAAATGCGGGCGTATGGCAAGCGAAGACGCCCCGGGAGTTTGCGGAAGCAGTCAAACGGGGCGGGTACGCGACCGATCCGAATTACGTTACGTTAATTATGTCGATTGTAAACGGAAATAAGTTAACCCGTTTTGATAAGCCGGTGGTCCCGGTACCTATAAAGAAAATCGAGGAGGCGGTTAGTTTGGCGTTAAAAGAATGGCAACTAGAACTAGCGGATAAGTCGATAGATAATCTCGCGGCACAGTCGATGCTGTCGGATGCGGCCGAATGGAAGGAGAGACTACGGAAGGACCCGCAGAAGGTAATCGAGGACATGCCGTGGTTGGTTTTCGTGCTAGCGGATCGGGTGGCGTCGAGAAAGGCAGGTGCATAACGTGGAACTTACGTATGATATCGCGACGCTGGCCGCAATCGTGGCGGCCTTGACGGGAATCGCGAAAGGATTCGGGGTGCCGACGAAGTACGCTCCGTTGGTAGCGATTGCTCTTTCGGGAGTGTTCGTGTTCTTGCCGGATGGCGCGTTGAAGGCGAATCTATTGACTACGGTCGTGGTCGGATTGACGGCCGCGGGTGCTTATAGTTACGTTAAGCCCGATAGTAGCGAGAGGAAAATGAAATAGGGATACGAGCCCACTTATCGGTCTAACGGCTGGTAGGTGGGCGATTTTTTTGTTGCATGTTCCCGTTCTGTTCGCATATAATAAGAACAAACGTTCTATTTAAACAGAAGGCGGCGGTCACTATGCTGGATTTGTTTGTCGAGAAGATAAAACCTATCTCTCGAATTCAACTAGAGGATGTGCAGTATGTCATCAACGATTCTACAATCAACAACAGGCCACTATTGGTTATCTGGTCGGACCAAGCCGGAACCCACGCATCTTGGGGCTGGATCGCGGCTAAGGATAACGAACAAATCAAGCTACTGACGGATTGGGACTTGCATATAATCCGCGTCGATCAAATCGTTGACATCGTTGTATCACCTAACTTAGACTTGATAGATTGGCTGTGGACGGAGGATGAGTTTTACTATGCAAAAACGAACAAAGATTAACGACCTATTCGGTTCCATGCGCATGGTACTGCCGGAGCAACGCGAAATGTACCTGAAATACAGAAGAGAATTATCGCTATTGCCGAAGCCTGATCTCGATCATGACGAAATCATGGCGATTAATTATAGATTGACGGAAAGTAAACGTTATACCATTGAGATGACCGTCAAGTATTGGCGCGAGGTATCCGAGAACGGAGGCGAGTTCCTGACGGTGAGGGGCGTAGCTAAGTCGTTTGATACGATTACGAAGCAAGTTAGAATCGAGGAAGAAAACGGTGAATGGACGTGGGTGGATTTCGGGAATATCGCGTCCGTTACCGATTAGAATAGAAGAGACCCGAGGTTTCCCGGGTCTTTTTCTTCATTTATTTAAACAACACATTTCCGCGTTTTTTCTGGGTACCTTTGCCCATTAATGATGTTACCGGACTGGCGATCTCATGGTATTCAGATAAATCTTTATTAGCGTAACGCACATATTGTTCCGTCATAGTGATAGACGTGTGACCTAAAATCCGCATGAGCGCAATTGGTTCACCGCGTTGTCGTAAGAACTTTACAGCAAAGTAATGCCGGAAAGTATGGGGGGATACACGAACCCCAGTTATTCCTGCTTTCTTTGCGTATTTTTTTAGCATCTTTGAGAAAGTGTCGCCAAAGTACCTTTCTCCAAACTGAGTAAGCCATAAGTAGTCATTTGAGTCTACGTTCATAAAATTAATCAGGCGCTCAATTTCCTTTGCGGTTATAGTAGAAATGGGGAGAGTTCTAGCTGTACGCGTTTTGGAGATTTCAGCGCGAATAGAAATTTGTCTTAACTTGAGATCGATATCAGATATCTTTAAGTTAGTTAATTCTCCGACGCGGCATCCAGTATCACACAAAACCAGCATCATTACATAATCTCTTAGGCCCGTATACACCCGTTTATTAGGAGCCTCAAGCAATTTTAGTACCTCATCATCACTAAAGATTTCAAAAGTCTCTTTGTCTTGCGTTTGATAGCTAATATTATCCATAGGTGAGGACGAGATTATCCGTTCATTTACCAAGTGGTTAAAGAACACCCGAAGATTGCGGATGTTGTTATTGACAGTTCGGGCTGTCAATCCTTTTGGTCCGGTTGGATTCGTAGGGTGATCGTCCCACTTTGCCTTCTCATACGTTAAATACGAGATGTATTCGCGCATAATGTCGGGAGTAAAAGTACTGTGCCCCCGTTCTGTCGCCCACTTCTTAAACTGCGCTAAACATTGTGAGTAAATTTCGATCGTTTTAGGCGATCTACGTTCCGTCTTTTTAATCGCGAGGTAGTCACGAACCTGTTTGTCGAGATCGATCTCTCTAGCGGGTTCTGTACGTGAGATAAAGTTGAATTTAGCGGCCATAATAGAATCAAACCTTTCCAATAAATAAATTCGACACGTTCCGATAAGCTAACGTATAGTTTATTGGAATAGCAAACTCACGTACCTGTTCACGCCTAATTTAACGGGCTTTTTAGACAAAGGCAAAACCTACGAATAGTGAGTTTATTGCGATGGTTGCAGACAAGCTGCGGATTGAGCATAAGGTGTCTTGATGTCAAAAAATTGAGTAAGTCAATTTCAAAAATGCACTTGAGCTGATAAATTTCGAAATGCTAAATAAACTAATACCACATGTTTATTGGTCTTCCTAGAAGCCGATAAACATGTGGTATTTTTAAATGACGGACATTGCATATCACATTGACAAAGGTCGGTATGAAGTGGAATCCCTTTTATCGTAGGAGTAATGAATATGAGAAGGTTGAGGCAACCAGTTAGGTTAGGATGCTTTTCGACTTTTAATGATACGAAAATATAGTTCTGTAGGCTTATGTAAGATAAGAAAGGCCAACTTAAAAAAGTGAGTATATGGTATAATCTTACTATCAGGTAAGGGATATTTTTACATACGCCCTAAAAACTAACTATATTTCCAAGGAGATTTGCATATGTCTATATTCAACAAATTATTTGGTCAAAAAAGGACAATTCAAAGTCCGACATTTGTTAAGGATTTCTCAAAAGATAATCATCACCTTTCTGCCCTTAATGACCTCTTAAACAAGGTTGTAGATGGAGAGAGGAAAGATAACATTGAAAGGGATATTAGGTTTCTTACATATGGGCTTGATGGCGAGAACAACGTCTACTTTGAACTAAAAAATTCGTTCCAGCCCATTTTATGCTTACATGATGTAAGGGTAGTGTATGAGGATTACGTTGCTCAACTTGATTTCGTAGTAATTTCTAATAAGTTCATTTGCATTTTGGAAACGAAAAAACTAAGCGGTAATATTTCAATTGACCAAGATGGTAACTTTGTAAGAATAATGAAGAATAAATACGGAAAAGAATATAAAATGGGGATATATAGCCCTATAACTCAAAATACAAGGCATATCGATATTATTAAACATGTCTTGTCAAAAGAATTGAAAATTAATAACATGCCAATTCTATCTCTTGTTGTTATGGCTAATCCCAAAACAATAATTAATAAGCATAGTTGCCCTACTGAGATTGAAAATTCAATCATTAAGTACGATCAAATCAAGGCAACACTGGAAAGATACCAGAATGATAAAGCAAATACATATAACGTAGCTGAGAAGCAAATGCATGAAATTTCAAATTTGTTAGTCAAGCTGAACACACCGCTGAAGATGGATTTAGTTGCAAAGTATCAGCTTTCAAATAATGATTTTCAGAAGAAGGATGAAACTCTGCTTCGTGAAGAACTAACATCGTACAGACTTCAAACTTCAAGAGATGAAAACATCAAGGCTTACTACATATTCAATAATAATGAGCTGGAAGATATGATAGCGAAATATCCAAGAACTGAAGAAGAGTTGCTTTCTATTAAGGGCTTTGGACAAGTAAAAGTTGAAAAATACGGGAAGGGAATATTGGGTATTTTCAATGGGTGAATTAAGTATCAATTACAACAATAACCTAGCTCCACGCTAGCCCTTCAAGGATGGCGTGTTTTTGTTACTTCACAATTTAGTGGAAAGGGTTTCCCCTTATTTCGAAAACATATCGAGAAGAACGCGAATTGAGGGGTGTTTGGAAAGAATTGACGAAATGTCTTCATAGGACATGATTAAGAAAGAGAAATGTTCAATATGGTCACTCACGTTCCTTTGTCACTATGGAATGTGATTAGTTAGAAAAGAAGTAAGGGGAAGGAATGGTATGCTAATTTGTAAACAGATTTGGAAACTGTTTTACAATTCCGTCAGTAAAAGCGTCAGCCATTTCTAATGCTTGCTGTTCAATTTTGTCAAATGTCGCGATATCCAATGCAAAATTGTTGTTTAGTCTATAGACTGCTTCAGCTTTAGTTAATGCAAGATGCTCATAAAACATTTTCCTAATGTCTTCCTCCGACCAGTACGGGTTGATGCTATTGAGGAAAGATGCAATTTCATCTGCATTCTTATACCAGCGTTTTTCTGCATTAGCTGCTGCTTTGCTATCGCCGGCCTTTGCTGCTTTAACAAGCTGATCGGCAATTACTAAGTGGTCTCTTATTAAACGTTCAAACGTAGCAGCATTTTCTTCACCGTAGAATGGTTTTAGCGCGTTCGCCATATCAGTTGCGTTTCGGAGCAAACGTTTCGTAACGAGTTCTTCATCTGGCAAATTAGCTGCGATGCTGATGATAACCATCCTCGTCCAAGCAACATGCTGTTCCCAGAGAGTACGCATGAGACTTTTTAAATCAACCTCAGCTTTGCTAATGCAGTCATGTACATTTTGATAAGGCGAAGGTCTTGGGGATGAAAATGGCATGGAATGTCGTACACAAGGGATACAAATAACCTGACCCACAAAAAGATAATAGGGATCTACGTTTGGATTGACAGCAACAATGTCATGCACGGGTGTTCTAAATCGTTGGGCTAACAGCCAGTAGGTATCCCCTGGCTGAATAACGTAAGGAAAAGTCTCAAAAGAGAATGGACTCACTATTTATTACTCCCTTCAACTTGAACCAAATTTACTTACTTATTTTTTGATTTCACAATAGCTATTTGCCTAAACAGTATATGTGAGGAAATGTATCATGATATGGGCTTTTGCCTATTCAGTAAATAAAGGAACAGATTGAACAGGTTATGAAGAGGGAGCACGTCCGTCTGTACCCGATTCTGTGCCTGTCCTGTATTTCGATGCACGGAAGCCAGTAGAACAGGGACAAAAGCAGGGGTTCCTGCATTCCATGGGACTATGCCTTTGTAACAGTAGAGATGCACCAGCACACGTTGAGCAGAACGAAGTCTATACGAAATTAGGCTATTATGTAACGACGCTTACACACCTTTTGACGTGGAAAAGAGGGCGGTAATGACTTGGATACCGCCCTCTGACTGATGTAGTTAAAGACAATGAAAGCCAGGGATAAGTTATCTTCTGTGGTGAAAGCTTAAACAATCTTGAAATTCCCTATGGCATCTTCTGTTGCATCGGACATTATCGTGCCCCATTCTGTGGTGGCAGCGCCTCTCGCATCTTCGCCATTCTCTAATACACATCTCACGACGGTCGGGACGACGTGGCGAGTATGGATCGAATAGGTAATAAGGATCATGGTATGGATTCATATACCCGTCA
This is a stretch of genomic DNA from Brevibacillus laterosporus DSM 25. It encodes these proteins:
- a CDS encoding glycoside hydrolase family 73 protein; translation: MTKQERLISLISPHVVGRYPCPSGVIAQLILEVGWDLRTPRDMVTGRESYNLGNIKGTGPAGSVTILTTEYYSAADVAKARASGDLVKILDTSGAKTRVQVKARFRAYNNYGEAIDDHFALLKKPRYVNAGVWQAKTPREFAEAVKRGGYATDPNYVTLIMSIVNGNKLTRFDKPVVPVPIKKIEEAVSLALKEWQLELADKSIDNLAAQSMLSDAAEWKERLRKDPQKVIEDMPWLVFVLADRVASRKAGA
- a CDS encoding YolD-like family protein, with the translated sequence MQKRTKINDLFGSMRMVLPEQREMYLKYRRELSLLPKPDLDHDEIMAINYRLTESKRYTIEMTVKYWREVSENGGEFLTVRGVAKSFDTITKQVRIEEENGEWTWVDFGNIASVTD
- a CDS encoding tyrosine-type recombinase/integrase, whose translation is MAAKFNFISRTEPAREIDLDKQVRDYLAIKKTERRSPKTIEIYSQCLAQFKKWATERGHSTFTPDIMREYISYLTYEKAKWDDHPTNPTGPKGLTARTVNNNIRNLRVFFNHLVNERIISSSPMDNISYQTQDKETFEIFSDDEVLKLLEAPNKRVYTGLRDYVMMLVLCDTGCRVGELTNLKISDIDLKLRQISIRAEISKTRTARTLPISTITAKEIERLINFMNVDSNDYLWLTQFGERYFGDTFSKMLKKYAKKAGITGVRVSPHTFRHYFAVKFLRQRGEPIALMRILGHTSITMTEQYVRYANKDLSEYHEIASPVTSLMGKGTQKKRGNVLFK
- a CDS encoding XkdX family protein — protein: MRFWSLAYRYNWITAEKLRLAVQTEANPFGEITPAEYEEITGIKF
- a CDS encoding HRDC domain-containing protein, with the translated sequence MSIFNKLFGQKRTIQSPTFVKDFSKDNHHLSALNDLLNKVVDGERKDNIERDIRFLTYGLDGENNVYFELKNSFQPILCLHDVRVVYEDYVAQLDFVVISNKFICILETKKLSGNISIDQDGNFVRIMKNKYGKEYKMGIYSPITQNTRHIDIIKHVLSKELKINNMPILSLVVMANPKTIINKHSCPTEIENSIIKYDQIKATLERYQNDKANTYNVAEKQMHEISNLLVKLNTPLKMDLVAKYQLSNNDFQKKDETLLREELTSYRLQTSRDENIKAYYIFNNNELEDMIAKYPRTEEELLSIKGFGQVKVEKYGKGILGIFNG
- a CDS encoding Ig-like domain-containing protein, producing the protein MKNEQQSLTENRVPLYVNVNGYSNAIGSIGLIFNIDKAIKLTGIGVVRTDSTYTKVRIWRVSSKEIINTSEVGSDNFARFSNILPPGDYMVSFWAPDSERLGFRAQVSDLKVDSTVDGVRFKVKAGYQTEEFTRNKGAYPDQDSVIPGIQLYFIANASPSVTLTANNQPLTENQRIGIGTNDFTVNITANDTDPDDTLQFRVKLNNVVKTDWTAIAKNQPVSYTFKNADITAGVNPFTVSVRDDKGNQTDFNGYLDKSWLVEDITSSVEIRRAEVYELGVSRGSIFGSTKSEIRRRSDGSIYLLLSFTHRLSPKEPNGNDFPLYFKRITPYPETYHPEASEIVTTGGNITKIEHTIAGNTIIFSADIPPTLIGKTITNLQYYSKYMDPAQEFFFRADYGGRSAASFTCFALKNNIVIKSSWFNTAPTLNVAAPPNNQTLTENATLTIQGTASDTDKDNVVTIKYRINNGTTRALQSGVSNGSTPISFAKTLTFRTKRLYDGTTDLTGSDLAENTDHTLTIWAEDDQGGISTEVTRKFRVVHNRPPVISGQNVDLGVLSAIPSENYTVTEPEGDAFTITEKINGKVIRTFAGTDSKENTVTIPQVTWLSLSLNDSHTITIEAKDSKGMTSTRTFTFRRTAERLSFHLKKPFSTDIAAKRILVTIDATVPSGADYRVEVSNNAFDELPTWEDATNFVKFNRGFIFTNKEKTAEKWGVSLRFSFTKGTATEPVIVRGFGGAFD
- a CDS encoding hemolysin XhlA family protein, whose product is MGEHDTVSILQDVRERMVRVEEKVDHLSRDREKLDQVNDKARDALALAQENARDIAEIKADSRRSWGVIIGMGTSFIGSILIYFLTK